TTCAGAGATATTGGATCATCAGAGCACACAGGTAAAAATGCAACTGTTGATTTGAAGATCATGCCAACTAATTTCTTCCTTTGACAACATTAATGTATGCTGGTTTTCTTGTAATCCAGATATGCAATGAAGGTCGCCAAAATGCATTGGCGGAAATCTTGGAGATCATTACGGTGGTATGTGAAACTCACACATTACCGCTAGCTCAGACCTGGGTTCCATGCAGGCATGGCAGCGTGCTAGCAAATGGTGGTGGGTTTAAGAAAACTTGCAGTAGCTTTGATGGGAGCTGTATGGGACAGGTTTGCATGTCCACAACGGATGTAGCATTTTACGTTGTGGATGCTCGAATCTGGGGTTTCCGAGAGGCTTGTGCTGAGCATCACTTGCAAAAGGGCCAAGGTGTTGCTGGTAGGGCATTTGCGTCACACAACGTATGTTTCTGCCAAGATATTACAGAATTTTGCAAGACTGAATACCCATTGGTACACTATGCACGGATGTTTGGATTGAAAAGTAGTTTTGCAATTTGTTTACGGAGCAAGCATACTGGAAATGATAACTATATCCTGGAATTTTTTCTGCCTCCTACTATTAGAAGCTATGAAGACCAGCAGACCTTGTTGGACTCCCTTTTAGTTACAATGAAGCAGCATTTTGGGAGCCTGAGGGTTGCTTCAGGGAAAAACCTTGATGATGAGTGGAGGTCCATTGAGATTATTAAGGCATCCGTGGATGACAAACTTAATTTAAGGCCTGATTTTGCAGCTACATCTCCACCTAGGCCTTCTTCTGTACCAAATGGGGAAACTGTGCAGCTTGATGCTCTTGAAGGACAGGTAGTGATGACTGAATTTAATGCTACAAATATTAAAGGAAATGTTGGTAGTCCCACGGAAGTTCATAATGCTGCATCTGGTGGTGAAACAAAAGATACAGGCAAGAAGCCAGAGAGAAAGCGAGGGAAGGCTGAGAAAACAATTAGCTTAGAGGTTCTGCAGCAATATTTTGCTGGCAGTCTGAAGGATGCTGCAAAGAGTCTCGGTGGTATGCTTATACTCTCAGAACCtgcttcttgtttctttgtgcactttgaatatatatatatacatacaaatatatatatatatatattatagtgttttttctttttagtggtTGAAATCTAACCAAGTAGCCTCTTAAAATACTTTGCCCTTACAGTTTGCCCCACTACAATGAAGCGTATCTGTAGGCAGCATGGAATCTCTCGCTGGCCCTCTCGCAAGATAAATAAGGTTAATCGTTCTCTTTCAAAGCTAAAGCGAGTAATTGAATCGGTACAAGGTGGTGAAGGAACCTTCAATTTGACTTCTTTGGCTACAAGTTCTATTCCTGTTACAGTTGGTTCAATTTCTTGGGCAGCCAATTTGAATGGAATGAACCAACAAATCTCACCTGGCTCTGGACCATCTGAATTTcaggaagagaagaaagaggtTTCTATTACTAAAGCCCCTGGAGCTGATGAACAGGCAGAGGGCTCAAATCATATTCTAGGAGATAGGAATGTAGAAACCCAGAAACTCACTCATGGAGCTGGGTTTTTGCCTGGTGAATGCTCAAATCGATCCAGAACGGGGAGTGGCTCAAGAGAAGAGAGCACAGGGACCCCCACTTCCCAAGGTTCATGTCAAGGTAGCCCATGCCGTCGAAATGAAACCTCCCCTCAAAATGATCCAGTTGTTTCACCTATTGATGAACACCACATGAAAATGGGAGGCTCCCATGAATTGGTGTGTCAACAAACcagagaaattaatttatcagcCGCATTCCCTGCTCCTGATAATTTTATGACAGTACCCGAGGAGCCATTTGGCGGAATGCTAGTTGAAGATGCCGGAAGCTCACATGATCTGAGGAATTTGTGTCCAGCTGGGGAAGCTTTATTTGATGAGCACGTCACGGAGTACAGTTGGACAAAACCACCATGTGCCGACACCATTCCCAAAGATCGCCTGGCTGCTCCAGCTGATCATATGCCGCGATTTGCTTCCAGGCCAGAAGTGAAAACCATCACTATAAAAGCTACATACAGAGAAGACATCATCAGGTTTCGGATTCCAATTGATTCCGGTATTGTCAAGTTAAAAGAAGAAGTGGCCAAGAGGCTGAAGTTAGAGCTGGGCACGTTCGATATCAAGTATCTTGATGATGATCACGAGTGGGTTTTAATAGCTTGTGATGCAGACTTGCAAGAATGCGTTGATATATCAAGATCATCTGGTAGCAATATAATCAGGCTGTTGGTGCATGACATTATGGCCAATCTTGGGAGCTCTTGTGAGAGCTCAGGCGAATAAGAAGCAGTTTAGGTGTACACAGGTAAGCTCGTAGAGATTCTTGTTGTGCTAGGATGATTCAACTTAACTGTagatttttgtgtatttggCATCTCCTGTATTTTTCAGAGTCTTCTGTAGTGCAACTTATTTTGGGATTGGGAGAAATAAAtctttcttctcatttttcttgacaaaGAACCTGTGAATATTTGTCACGCCTGTTCAGTGTATCTTAAGATGTACATGCTTAGAATTCAAATCCTGAATGGTCTTCTGTACGCTGAAGATCTCtcaagtatttattatatttcattcaCAGACTATTGCAATGAGTTACTGGGTTGAAGAAATCTTCTATCTGCAATGATTGTTGCTACCGAAAAAATGTGGATACAATTTAGACAACTTTTTGTGAAATTGTATATAAGTTTAAGAGAAGAAGTACTTATTATAAGTCACTCAAATTCCATTTATTTCTATCTATTTTGGGTGGGAGTGTCAAATGAGTGAGCTGGTTCGAGTTTAAATGGAAAGGGTTAAAAACAAGTtgattccaaaataaaatcaatgttCAAAATGATTGTGTAGCTGAggggaaataatatttttggtcccacatGTTAgggccattttatttttggactcATTTGTTACGGAATTAGCacttttttgtcctttaacttataaaaattagcacttttggtaCTCATCCACCTTTTTATCTACAATTTATCGGTGTAACCCACGTGCCTAGCATGTTAtcgttaagtatttttggttgaagataaaatatatttgttttctagCTTGGGActatttttgggaaaaaatataactatatttg
The window above is part of the Sesamum indicum cultivar Zhongzhi No. 13 linkage group LG2, S_indicum_v1.0, whole genome shotgun sequence genome. Proteins encoded here:
- the LOC105156024 gene encoding protein NLP6 isoform X1 produces the protein MKMPSEPEDETTRQPAPAEVLMDLDLDLDGSWPLDQIFAAAAAASNPASPFLLSNSEQPCSPLWAFSDDNNSGCFAAGAGFRLADSSRILSYAGNPDTATESAVGNDDRKKLPSPFMGLMPIDNPDGSCIIKERMTQALRYFKDLTEQHVLAQVWAPVKNGGRYMLTTSGQPFVLDPNSNGLHQYRLVSLMYMFSVDGDTDGDLGLPGRVFRQKLPEWTPNVQYYSSKEFPRLNHALHYNVRGTLALPVFEPSGQSCVGVLELIMTSQKINYAPEVDKVCKALEAVNLKSSEILDHQSTQICNEGRQNALAEILEIITVVCETHTLPLAQTWVPCRHGSVLANGGGFKKTCSSFDGSCMGQVCMSTTDVAFYVVDARIWGFREACAEHHLQKGQGVAGRAFASHNVCFCQDITEFCKTEYPLVHYARMFGLKSSFAICLRSKHTGNDNYILEFFLPPTIRSYEDQQTLLDSLLVTMKQHFGSLRVASGKNLDDEWRSIEIIKASVDDKLNLRPDFAATSPPRPSSVPNGETVQLDALEGQVVMTEFNATNIKGNVGSPTEVHNAASGGETKDTGKKPERKRGKAEKTISLEVLQQYFAGSLKDAAKSLGVCPTTMKRICRQHGISRWPSRKINKVNRSLSKLKRVIESVQGGEGTFNLTSLATSSIPVTVGSISWAANLNGMNQQISPGSGPSEFQEEKKEVSITKAPGADEQAEGSNHILGDRNVETQKLTHGAGFLPGECSNRSRTGSGSREESTGTPTSQGSCQGSPCRRNETSPQNDPVVSPIDEHHMKMGGSHELVCQQTREINLSAAFPAPDNFMTVPEEPFGGMLVEDAGSSHDLRNLCPAGEALFDEHVTEYSWTKPPCADTIPKDRLAAPADHMPRFASRPEVKTITIKATYREDIIRFRIPIDSGIVKLKEEVAKRLKLELGTFDIKYLDDDHEWVLIACDADLQECVDISRSSGSNIIRLLVHDIMANLGSSCESSGE
- the LOC105156024 gene encoding protein NLP7 isoform X2; protein product: MKMPSEPEDETTRQPAPAEVLMDLDLDLDGSWPLDQIFAAAAAASNPASPFLLSNSEQPCSPLWAFSDDNNSGCFAAGAGFRLADSSRILSYAGNPDTATESAVGNDDRKKLPSPFMGLMPIDNPDGSCIIKERMTQALRYFKDLTEQHVLAQVWAPVKNGGRYMLTTSGQPFVLDPNSNGLHQYRLVSLMYMFSVDGDTDGDLGLPGRVFRQKLPEWTPNVQYYSSKEFPRLNHALHYNVRGTLALPVFEPSGQSCVGVLELIMTSQKINYAPEVDKVCKALEAVNLKSSEILDHQSTQICNEGRQNALAEILEIITVVCETHTLPLAQTWVPCRHGSVLANGGGFKKTCSSFDGSCMGQVCMSTTDVAFYVVDARIWGFREACAEHHLQKGQGVAGRAFASHNVCFCQDITEFCKTEYPLVHYARMFGLKSSFAICLRSKHTGNDNYILEFFLPPTIRSYEDQQTLLDSLLVTMKQHFGSLRVASGKNLDDEWRSIEIIKASVDDKLNLRPDFAATSPPRPSSVPNGETVQLDALEGQVVMTEFNATNIKGNVGSPTEVHNAASGGETKDTGKKPERKRGKAEKTISLEVLQQYFAGSLKDAAKSLGVCPTTMKRICRQHGISRWPSRKINKEEKKEVSITKAPGADEQAEGSNHILGDRNVETQKLTHGAGFLPGECSNRSRTGSGSREESTGTPTSQGSCQGSPCRRNETSPQNDPVVSPIDEHHMKMGGSHELVCQQTREINLSAAFPAPDNFMTVPEEPFGGMLVEDAGSSHDLRNLCPAGEALFDEHVTEYSWTKPPCADTIPKDRLAAPADHMPRFASRPEVKTITIKATYREDIIRFRIPIDSGIVKLKEEVAKRLKLELGTFDIKYLDDDHEWVLIACDADLQECVDISRSSGSNIIRLLVHDIMANLGSSCESSGE